CATCTCgggaggggggagaggaTGCGGCTCACTACGGGCGCTGAGTCGAAGTATCATCGGCATCCAACCTCGGGGGCTTCAGTTGTCGTAGCCACGCAACTATTGCACACCTCGGGGAGATGCTGACGTGCAGAGGCAAAGCTGAGATTGTACCGTAAATACTCGATCAAGTTAATGCTTGCGTGGGAAAAGTGTTGCCGCTCCAGAAACCCCCTGACCTTACCCCCCTTTCGTCGGTGACAAACTGACTCTTGTAGCTCTCGGATCCGCCATTCTGTTCTCTTACCCCGAGCTGGCAACCATTGCTGGCGTTCAGGGCATGATTGTCTACTCGCTCTCGGCGGCTCTGCCCATCCTCATGTTTGGATACCTCGGTCCTGTCATTCGACGACGTTGCCCTGAGGGTTTCGTCTTGACCGAGTGGACGAGGCAGCGGTATGGCACTTTGACTATGCTGTATCTTAGCTTCATGACCCTGGTTACCTTGTTCTTGTACATGGTTTCTGAGCTCTCGGCTATTGGGCAAGTCGTCACGGCTTTGACTGGTCTTGATGGTCTCCCCGTCATGATCGTCCAGTgtgtcatcaccaccatctaCACCTGTAAGCTAACCCCTCTCCAACCTTGGAGCCACATCCTGACTCTCCCAGCTCTCGGTGGCTTCCgcatctccttcttgaccgaTGTCATCCAGGGAGCCATGGTCATTGGTCTTGTCATCCTCGCCACAATCACCATCGGCGCAAAGACAAGCATCGACCGCAGCCTGATCGATTCATCCGgcctcctcaaggccaacctCCTCGGCTGGCAGCTCCTGTACATCTTCCCCGTCGCCATCCTGACCAACAGCTTCTTCCTGTCCTCATTCTGGCTGCGCACCTTTGCCTCCAAGACGGACAAGGACCTTCACCTGGGcaccatcatcgccaccatCGTCGTGCTGTGCGTTCTTACTCTCGTTGGTTCTACTGgtctcatcgccatctggTCCGGAGCTTTGCAGGGTGATGAGATTGCCTCATCGGGAGCCATTGCCTTCTTCGCCCTTCTGGAACGACTCCCCAGTTGGGTCGTGGGCATCGTTCTCGTCATGGTCGTTACCCTTAGCACAGCTGCCTTTGACAGTCTTCAGTCGGCTATGGTCTCGTCCGCCTCTAACGACTTGTTCCGCAACAAGCTCAACGTCTGGTTCATCCGAGGCggcgtcgtcctcatcatcatccccgtcatcgtcctcgctcTCAAGGCCCCCTCGATTCTTCAGATCTACCTCATCACTGATCTCATCTCCGCCGCCACCATCCCCGTTCTCTGCATTGGTCTCATCAAGAGCTGCTGGTGGTGGCGTGGCTTCGAGGTTGTCGTCGGCGGTTTGGGCGGCATCTTCaccgtcttcctcttcgGTCTTGTCTACTACGGCAACGCTCAGGAGGCTGGTGAGCTTCTGCTCCTTCAGAAGGGTCTGTACGGTAACGACTGGAGTGCCTTTGGTGCCTTTGTTGCTGCCCCTGTTGGTGGTATCCTCTGGGGCGTTGGTGCTCTCATCCTACGTCTCTCAGTCCAGTTCGTGATGGCCAAGGTTCGAGGACGCCGCTTCGATGCTTTGGATCGTCCCCTTGAGCGACCTGAGAGCAGGGAGACTGATGAGCCCTCTGAGAACCTCGTCTCTGCCACGACTGGCAAGTTCTTCTAGACATGTCCCCATGAGATGTCGTTGGATGCTGTCGTTTCTCACAACGACTTGGATGGCTCTGTCAGCCAACCCTTGGCCAGAGTGGTACACTCGACAACCATTATCTCTCTTCACATCACCTGAGGAACCTCGTTTCTTCGTGGACGTCGGCTGCTTTTTACACAAAAGGCAAATACCCAAGATTGAATTGGAGAAGTACTATCTATGTACTGACGTCCGTTCGCCGACCTCCATGCTATTCTATAGTACACAGATATAATCCTCGTACAATATACACTCTCGTTTTACACGTTACTCTTGCTCCTTGACTCGTGATCCCATTTTTTCAGCTGGAAACCAGGTCGTTCAGCCTTCATATCAGTACAACTGCCTTCTCTTCCTTACTTTTTGGTTGGTCCAGTCCATCCCGCTCGCTTGGCCTGCTCCACGTTGATCCAGGCCTGCTCTTCCAGATACGCCTCAAGAGTCGTAGCAGGGACTGTGCCCCATATACGCCAAGATCCAGACTGATAGGTCTTCTCGTTGACCTGCCTCGACAGAGCCACGTATTCAATCTTCTCCTGCACCTTTGTGCTTCCCGGGATCAGCTCCCCAGTAGACTTCTTGTACTTTGACGCTCGCTGCGTCGACGCAATCGCAATGACGGCCTGCTCGGTCGAGTTGTCCTTGTCGTACGGGTTCACCGCGTGCACCTGGTGGGCGACGACACGAGGGTAGAAGAGGGTCTTGTTGAACTTGACGAGCTCGAACGAGGTGCGCTCAGTAGGGTTGCGGCGGTCGATGGCGGCGGTGAGCTTCTTTGCGAACTGGCCGAGACAGAGGGAGTTGATGGTCGCCTTGTCGCCGGCCGCGAAGGCCGTGAGCATCTCGGTGTACATGACCTTGGCTGTCGGTGCGATCTTGCCGCGGGCGGCCTTCCACTTGGGTCGGGTCGTCCAGTCGGGCATGGACTTGAGCTTGAATTGGAGCACGGAGAGTGTCTCAATGCCCCATTGACGCAGGCGGTACCATGAGTAACGGAAGAAGTTGGTGCCGCCGGGGTATCGagagagggggagggggacgAAGGTGCCTTGAGTGGAGGTTAGTCTTGTAGTGATTCACAACCTCAATTAGAGGGTATATGACCAACTCACCAGGAAACAGAGGCCCTCCTCCTGACTTAAAGTACTCATCATTCGCCCTCTTCTGCATAACAGACATTGACTCGgcttccatcttcttcgaCTCTTGACGGGCagtcttctccatctcccgCACCATCTTTGCCCTCGAAGGTATGGACGAGTACCGCGCAAACTGCACACCCACCGTGCCCATGACGCCCCTTCTCAGGGCGCCTGGGCGCAGCGCCATCGTCGACGAGGCAGGCATTTATTCGTCTGGGCACCAATTGAGCCGGCGCAGGGTCATCATCCGGAGCTGGGTGCTCTGATCGGCGGGCGGAACTTCGCTATCGACTCCGAAGAATTTCTTGGGCCGGTGTCGGAGAAATGATGTGCCGTGGCCCGACCCTGTGTGAAATGGTATGATTTGGGGACAGTCGCTGGTGGCACGCGGGGGAAGGCCGGGTGGGCGTCACTGATTCACACATGCTAGCCTGTGCAAACTTTCAACGGCTTTTCGAACTCATCAACCACATCACGAgctgcaccaccacctctcCTCGGAGCAAAGGCGCAGTCGCAAGGCTCTAACCGTTGCTTCTGCTTCTAGCTCATGTCCCGCGACTCTCGGTGAGCCAATTGGGCTCTGCGACGAACCTTGCGACGAACCTGACATCATCTACTTCGGAACTCGCCCATCATGAGAGCGACGCAAACCCTCCTCTCGAGGAACTTCTTCGGGCGAAGCATGGACGAGCTTCGGCGACGAACACAGATTGGTATGTACTCTCTTCTCAAGTTTCTGTACCCTCTGCTAACGGCTCTTAGCCGTCTCcttcgaggccatcaagggcGCCACGAAACCCAAGCCCCTCTATGACTTCAACACCTCCAACAACGTCCGCGACTGCATCGTCATGACCGACAAGACCATCGGCGGCTTCTCCGACAGCAACTTCGAACACGCAACATCCACCGACCCGAAATCTCCCTCCTCCTACGCCCGCTTCTACGGCTCCATCTCTACACGCCTCCCCGCCGACAAACCCAACATCCAGCGCACCGGGTTCGCCGGCTTCCGAACTCCCGATCAGCGACCTACGGTGTTTGGTCGGTCGATGTGGGACATTGATCCCTTTCTCTACCTTGCGCTGCGAGTCAAGTCAGATGGCCGCAGTTACTTTGTCAACCTACAAACCGAGAGTGTGGAACCGTCAGATCTACACCAGCACCGATTGTTCGCCAAGAGGCCAGGTCAATGGGAAACGGTGCTCATCAAGTGGAACGACTTTGTACGAACGAATCATGGTTTCGTTGTAGAGCCTCAGACTGAGATGCTGAGACAAAAGGTCCTGAGTGTGGGCGTTGGACTGACGGATCGTGTAGAGGGGCCGTTTGAACTTTGCATCGAAAAGGTATGGGCTACGAATGATGTGTCAGAGGCAGACGCAGGAGCGCCAACCGTTGAGGCCCCAGCAAAGGGGACGCCGGCAGAGGGTGGGTTAAGGAACAGAAAGGGTGAAAAAGTACGATGGTAGGCACCAGGAGGTGGAACAAGCGTTGCGTGGAACAACCACGATTGATGAGGAACGAGACATTGCACGTGTATCATCAATCTCATGCTCTTGAAAAAGAGTACCCCTGGGGGCTGGTTCATATCTCACTCGTCCTTGTACAAACAAACAGTATAATCAACTCCTAAAGATGCTCCCCTTCGCCACCGTCCATGCTATACCATGTCATGTCATgccttggccatcatcacacatcacgctccaagactgagcgcagcagccttcttctgTAGTGCTACATACTCCGCCGCGTAGTCTGCCGCCAGGGCCATGTCCCCGGAGAGCTTCATGATCATGGCCTTCTTCGCCGTCATCTGGCATTGCATGGCCATGTCCTCAATCTGCGAGTATTGGTCAAAGGACTTCTGTACAGCCTGGAGGGCTTTGGTCATGTATTCCATCCGCTTGGCTGACTTTGGCTCGCATTTCCCTGCAAGTCCCATGTTCGCGTCAGCTAGGTAGCTGTAGAGCTGGCCGGACAAGCTCGCCGTATCGCATTCGAGAGAGCGAGGTATCACGGCGACCAGCAATTGTGAAGCTGCTTCAAACTCGCTGAGTGAAACGAGAATGTTTGACACAGCGCCGATGGCTTCCCAGAGACCCGGAATATTGCGGGCTTCCCAAGAGATGCTTGCAGCTCGCATTGCAGCAGTGAAGCCCCTCTGCGTTCGGCCACACTTATCCAGAAGCGAGGCCTTCAACAATAGaagcttgaccttgaggaCCACATCCCGTCGCTCTTCCTGAATTTGCGACATTATGCGATCGATCTTGGCAAATGCTGCTTGAAAGTCTCCCCGCCGGATCAGGTAGTCGACATGGAGGCTGTCAACGATGAAGGCCATATCAGGCTCCAGGTCGTCATCCCTGGACTGAACGATTTGCGATATCAGTTGGTCAGCTCCTTCCAGGTTGTTGTGATGTAGATCTcgcttgagcttgatgatcCCTCGATACTTGTGCCAGTATTGACTCGGCTTCCATGATCTCAACGAGTTCTCTTCCAACACTTCCAGTTTCTCCAAAGCTTCGTCGTATCTTCCCTGGCCCGCGAGCATCATTGCAAGTCGACAGCTGAGTTTGAGCTCGTCGTCAAAGATCGAGTGTCGTGCATGGCATCTCAGGAAGACCTCACATGCCACCGACGACATACTTGAGACACCAAGACGATCCCACAGGGCCGCCGAGAGAGCGAGGTGGGAGCCAAACATGTTCTTCATGTTTCTCACCATGACGATGTGAGAACTTCGCACCATTGACTCCATTGCCGCAGCTACGCTGTCTCCGTTGATGAGCCCAAGTTTAGCCTCGCTGAGGAGCACAGCGCTCCATAGTGTCCACATGCCCGTTTCTTTCGACTTGACTCGGAGGAATGCGAGGTTGTCCTTGCCTGTACCTAGCATGCTATGAGACACGAGGTCACGAACAAGATCGGGGTGGGCACGCCCAAAATGGAACAGCCAGTTGAGAGCAAAGTTGAGGCAAGACATGTCCCGGTTCTCTCGTGCTGTCGACACGGTTTCGAGCATGGCTGTCAGGGCTTCTCGGTGGCAACCAAAGTCGGCCTGGAGGACAGCAAGATTCATGAGAGCGTATTGGTAGTAGGAGCGGTCTCTGTTGGACATGGTGTAGTCGAAATATCGATGAAGCAGGTCGAACGCGGTAGGAtagtctcctcctctccaggcGTCAAGGAAACTGTGCATGTCAGAGAGGTCCACCGACACAAAGGGGCTCTCGAACCTACTTGAGGTAGTGTGTAAGACTGGGCTTGATGCAACTGTCCTTGAGCAAGTCGTGAAACTGATGGCGAATCTCAAGTGGTATTCGGTTCCCATACTCTATTTCGTGTAAGCAAGATCCTCAGCACTGGGGGGTTACACTCACTCTGTACTTGTTCAATCTGGAACTCGAGGAGGCTCCCGATGTCGTCGGCACTCACAGGGACCGTACTACTCTGATCCCCGGTGAGCATGTCACCGTACGCCACCGAAGCCAGATCCATGACACTCTGATGGTCCCAGTCCTCTTGCTCGCCCATCAACAAGACATTGTCGAAGCTCATCCGCCCAAAGCCCGGGAGTTTGCGCTTCATGTACTGGGCAGTGGGTTGTCGATATCGTACAAAGTTCTTCCAAAGTTCGGTGCAGTCGTGGAATCGAAGGCGATGGTACTCCAGCCGTGATCGACGAACAAATGTCCCAAAGGGCGAGTTGGGTGTGAGCTTGACTCCtccctcatcttcaacgGGATGGCCCACTTCGGCAAGTCTCTGTCGCTCCTCCTTCGTCTTGGCCAGCAGACGAGAGAGATGGTCGAAGAAGTCGTGCATTGCATCAAGGCAGTTGATATCCCAGAGCTTTCCTAGAAACTGATCCCATAATCTCCGCCCAGGCATACCCATCAAAAAGGGGTAGCTGCCGAGTAGCTTCTCAAAGTCTTTGATGCTAATGATGAGGCTGACCGTCCGCTCTGCCTTGCCCCATCTTTCGGCCTGGTCCGCAGAGACACTCTTCGGAGCAAAATCTGTGAGGTGGTCGTGGACAAAGGAGAGGACTGGGAGGATGGCATCGCTTGGCACAGCTCCTTCGACGTAGAGCTCCACGAGGACGAGCAGGCCAATCTTGGCCGGGTTGAGGAATCGAGCCATCTTTGCGCGCCATCAAACGTGAGAAGTCGAAGGGACGAGTTTGGATGCGAGATGGAGGAGTTAGGTTTGAGTCAAGTGTGTGCACGCGATGGGAAGTGATGCTGTTGCTCTACACCCGGTCGCGCCTGCCTGCCTAACTGTCAATCAGGAAGGGCTCCCAATCTGGTGAATGGAAGTTTGTCTACCTCTACGAGAGGCCCAAGCCTTGATATCGATGCTCAAAGAGTCAAACACTCATAGTCTCCGTTCTTTAGACAGCTCCAGGCATCTCATCTCCAGCCTAGCACGCGCTTGGGTGTGTTGATGGGTCGCTTGGCGGTTTGTGGTTTGGTCGGCTGTTCCTCGGAAAATGCCGGGATGACACAATCTTGGGTGGGCAGATGCGTCGTTGGACATGACTTGAGGGGTCTGATAACATCAGCCAGCAGCGCAAATCCAATGCTCAATTGGCGTCTATGTCAATTAATATCCTCCTGGAGCTGGACGAAGCTCGAGAGCTTCCAGTTCCTCATCCAGGACACGCATTGGGCACGCCCACAATGGCACCAGTGAAGGGCGAGGCATTACTCATCATTGACAATCTCACATCACCACACATCGCAGTCTCACTAAGACACACAATCTCAACAATCAGTCAATTCGAGTCTAGGGAACATGTACAAGGTATCTCCGGGAGGAGCTGTCCGTCAGTTGTCCAACACATGACCAGTCTAAAGATTCGCTTAGgcgaccttgtccttgttgtGGTAGTTGACACTCTCGTTCCAGCTGTGGCAGGTTAGCATTTTGTCCTCGGCACTCTACGGGAAACGTGAAGCTCTATTGGTCGAAGCTGATGTCGAGTTCAAGCTTCGCAGAGCTCTTCCAATGCTGTCGAGGTTCATCGTTCGGGAAGTCGTAGTAACTTACAAGATAGTCTGTAACATTGTTAGCTTTATACAATTGACCCGTAAAGAATCCCAACTGACCTTGTCGCCATCACCCCACTGGTAGTTCTTGGTGCGGATGTTCTGGTAGGGGTACTCGGTGCGCTCCTCCAGAGGAGGCATGTGGTTCCAGTGGTCCCAGTGCTCGTTCCAGAGCCAGTAGGCGTTGGCACCGGACAGGGCGAGGGCGGGGATGACGCCGCTTCCATCTTGTTAGCTCTTGTTCGTACCAATGCATCGCGGCCGTGTCGTCTTCAGCTTCCGATCCTCCGAAATCGACGCTCGGCTCGTAATTCACTCAATTCTCGGGTCGGGACGTACAAGATGGAGATCTTCTTCCAGAGCTCTGCCAGCCGTCAGTAATCATGCCCAATGCATCCAATTGACCCGGTCCGCAGTCGTCGGCGACTCACCAGTGGTGCCCTTGGCGTGCTCCTTGATGTGCTGGCGCTCCTTGATGAACTCGTTCTCGGCGGTGCTGGCGAAGCGGCGCTGGGCAGGGACGCGGAGCTGCGCGGAGACGCGCGAGGCGGTGCGGGTGAACTGTCGGACGGCAGACATGGTGAACGTTGTTGTTCGTTCGGTTGACGGGTTGATGGTTACAAGCCAAGTTTGTGATCAGGTCATTCTTGGACGAGCTCGGTTAGAGCCGCCAATCAGTGCTGCCTCAATTGTAAGGTTCGAATTTTTCTCGCGGGTGACCGAGGGCACGTGATCTCGCGAGGTGGCCGCGCGAGCGATGGAGCTCCTGCGTCATTGTAGTCAGCAGCCGCGATCTTCAACCCTTACGCGAGCAACGCTGTGAAGATCACGACTTCGAGCCACTTCTTTACCACGATGCTTTGAGTTTTTATCTCTCTTGTGGTCCTGTTTTCTCTCTCATACACATCTGGTGTTCTTCAATCCCGCTGATTTGTCCTTGTTTGCGACTTACGGCCAAGTTCCCCCTGTCCTTCCATGACCACATCACTCAAGCCGCAGGAGATGATGTGCATCACGAGAATAACGCCCACCACGACCCCTTCAGAGACTCTACTGTGAaagatcctcctcgaggctCGAATCGAGCCTTTCCACGATGGCATTTCGTATTACAACATGGAATGGTAAGACTCCTCTCCAACTCAAAGACTCACTCACTTACACATTCCCAGTCAACGGCATCAGGTTCGTCATTCGTTGTTGAGAGGCTGAGGAGTTCTAATGCTCTGCTGTCATCAGGAATCCCTTTGGTTATCAACCTTGGAGAGAAAAGCGAACCTTCCAAGTCAGTCTTCCTCCAATCTCCTACGCTGCGATCCTTCCTCCCTCAGTTTAAGTTCCTTCCCTGCTTCAAAAAGCATTGGCCTAGATACAACCTGAATCTCAATGACCTTGTGCATGGTTAAAACAAGGCATGGATTAGACTCAGACTGGGACCCAGATGATGCTCAGGCTAGAACCTAGATGGTGCTCAGGCTAGGACCTGAATGGTTTCCAGGCAAGGAGTTGGATGATGCTTGGACAAGGTCCTAGATTACTGTCTGACAACGACCTGGCTGATACTTAGCCCATGACTCAAGTGATGCTCAGCCTACGTCCCAGATGATTCCTAGGCAAGTATCTAGGCAATACTCAGACTTAGACCTGGATGATGCTAGGACTGTGGCGATTTAGACTATGCTAAGGCTGGGACCTGGGCCATGTCTAGGCTGTCTAAGTGCAAGTGTTGACTCTTTTCACAGGCCATGTTCGATATCTTGGAAGCAGACATCGTTGTCATGCAAGAGACCAAGATCCAGCGAAAGGATCTCCATGATGAGATGGTCCTCGTCCCTGGCTGGGACGTCTTCTTCAGCTTGCCCAAGCACAAGAAGGGTTCGGCTCCCCCCCTTCAAAGCCTCAGAGATCAGCAAGCTAACTGGGCCAAGGATACTCGGGCGTCGCCATCTACACACGAAACTCCAAGTGTGCCCCCATccgagctgaagaaggggtCACTGGTGTCCTTACACCTCCCAAGTCCACGACCAAGTTTCGCGATCTCCCTCCCGACCAGCAAATAGGTGGCTACCCTCGTCCAGGCCAGCTCGACGGCATCATAGACGAAGCCACTCTCGACTCCGAAGGCCGCTGTGTGATTCTCGAGTTCCCGGGGTTTGTGCTCTTTGGCGTGTACAGTCCTGCCAACCGTGACGAGTCTCGGGATGACTTTCGCTCAGGTTTCTTCCAAGCACTCGATGTGAGGATACGAAACCTCGTAGCAGAAGGCAAGCAGGTCATTCTGACGGGCGACTTGAACGTTGTTCGATCCGAGATGGACTCAACCAACGTTGCTGAGATGTTGCGCAAAGAGGACATAAGCTTGGACGACTGGTTGAACATGCCTGTTCGGCGGATATTCAACCAGCTCATCTTCGAGGGGAACGTGGTTGgagagagagatgaaggCCGCGAGGACCCTGTTCTGTGGGATTTGTGCCGCTGCTTTCACCCAGAGCGAGCAGGCATGAACACCTGCTGGGACACAAAGCGAAACACACGGCCTGCCAACAACGGCAGCAGAATCGACTACGTCTTGTGCAGTGACGGCATCAAGGACTGGTTCACCTTTTCCAACATTCAGGAAGGCCTCATGGGGTCTGATCACTGTCCTGTGTTTGCGACGTTTGCTGACAAGGTGACCATGGAAGGCAAGGAGCGCGCACTGTTGGAGGTCCTGAACCCCTCTGGGATGTTTCGAGATGGCGAGCGTCAGCGTGACTGGAGCTCCAAGGACCTTCTCCCTTTGTCTGCAAAGCTCATCCCAGAGTTTGACCGACGGCAGAGCATCCGCGACATGTTCACAAAGAAGACGGGTCCAAGCCTCTCCCGACAAGACTCGGTCAGCACAGATACGCCCGCAAGGCCTCCAAATAGCAACACACCTGCAGCGTCAGCGGAACTGGACCAGGTCACAGGCTCACAGACCAGCATCGCCTCGTCTAGGCCTGACACCATCGAGACCACCAGCTCCAGCCAGACCCGATCCCAACCGAGCACGAAGAGACCTGCGGAGACCACGAGTACGGTGTCAGTGCGATCcctcaagaagagcaagaccACGACAAGCTCCAACGACGCCAAGAACAAGCCGCTAGCCCCGGGCCAAAGAACCCTGCAGGGTTTTTTCAAGCCGAAAGCACCAGCCTCCCAGCCCGACAAGCTAGAGCGAGTGGCAACGAGCTCTACGCCCTCTCCAACAAAGAAACCGACAGGGTCGTCAAAGACACGGACCAACATCCAgggatcatcatcatcactgtTTGCTACCACAGCAGGAAGGACATCCGAGAACAGCAAAGCCACCACCGATGGCGAGTCGTCTGAAAAGGTGTTTGACCCAATCGAGGCCAAAGAGTCTTGGTCAAAGCTGCTAGGCAAGAGAGTCGCACCCCGATGTGAACACAACGAACCCTGCATCAGCCTGACCACCAAGAAGCCAGGCGTCAACTGCGGTAAGTGAGCCAAACGGCTGCTATCCTACGATCAGCGAGGTGCATGCTGTGGCGTCCCCGTTGCACAACGTCGCGGGTACACGACTGCAGGCAGGTACAAGGTC
The window above is part of the Fusarium falciforme chromosome 3, complete sequence genome. Proteins encoded here:
- a CDS encoding Tim44 domain-containing protein — translated: MPASSTMALRPGALRRGVMGTVGVQFARYSSIPSRAKMVREMEKTARQESKKMEAESMSVMQKRANDEYFKSGGGPLFPGTFVPLPLSRYPGGTNFFRYSWYRLRQWGIETLSVLQFKLKSMPDWTTRPKWKAARGKIAPTAKVMYTEMLTAFAAGDKATINSLCLGQFAKKLTAAIDRRNPTERTSFELVKFNKTLFYPRVVAHQVHAVNPYDKDNSTEQAVIAIASTQRASKYKKSTGELIPGSTKVQEKIEYVALSRQVNEKTYQSGSWRIWGTVPATTLEAYLEEQAWINVEQAKRAGWTGPTKK
- a CDS encoding CIA30 domain-containing protein; the encoded protein is MRATQTLLSRNFFGRSMDELRRRTQIAVSFEAIKGATKPKPLYDFNTSNNVRDCIVMTDKTIGGFSDSNFEHATSTDPKSPSSYARFYGSISTRLPADKPNIQRTGFAGFRTPDQRPTVFGRSMWDIDPFLYLALRVKSDGRSYFVNLQTESVEPSDLHQHRLFAKRPGQWETVLIKWNDFVRTNHGFVVEPQTEMLRQKVLSVGVGLTDRVEGPFELCIEKVWATNDVSEADAGAPTVEAPAKGTPAEGGLRNRKGEKVRW
- a CDS encoding Anaphase-promoting complex subunit 5, translating into MARFLNPAKIGLLVLVELYVEGAVPSDAILPVLSFVHDHLTDFAPKSVSADQAERWGKAERTVSLIISIKDFEKLLGSYPFLMGMPGRRLWDQFLGKLWDINCLDAMHDFFDHLSRLLAKTKEERQRLAEVGHPVEDEGGVKLTPNSPFGTFVRRSRLEYHRLRFHDCTELWKNFVRYRQPTAQYMKRKLPGFGRMSFDNVLLMGEQEDWDHQSVMDLASVAYGDMLTGDQSSTVPVSADDIGSLLEFQIEQVQKYGNRIPLEIRHQFHDLLKDSCIKPSLTHYLNFLDAWRGGDYPTAFDLLHRYFDYTMSNRDRSYYQYALMNLAVLQADFGCHREALTAMLETVSTARENRDMSCLNFALNWLFHFGRAHPDLVRDLVSHSMLGTGKDNLAFLRVKSKETGMWTLWSAVLLSEAKLGLINGDSVAAAMESMVRSSHIVMVRNMKNMFGSHLALSAALWDRLGVSSMSSVACEVFLRCHARHSIFDDELKLSCRLAMMLAGQGRYDEALEKLEVLEENSLRSWKPSQYWHKYRGIIKLKRDLHHNNLEGADQLISQIVQSRDDDLEPDMAFIVDSLHVDYLIRRGDFQAAFAKIDRIMSQIQEERRDVVLKVKLLLLKASLLDKCGRTQRGFTAAMRAASISWEARNIPGLWEAIGAVSNILVSLSEFEAASQLLVAVIPRSLECDTASLSGQLYSYLADANMGLAGKCEPKSAKRMEYMTKALQAVQKSFDQYSQIEDMAMQCQMTAKKAMIMKLSGDMALAADYAAEYVALQKKAAALSLGA
- a CDS encoding Cytochrome c oxidase subunit, which encodes MSAVRQFTRTASRVSAQLRVPAQRRFASTAENEFIKERQHIKEHAKGTTELWKKISIFGVIPALALSGANAYWLWNEHWDHWNHMPPLEERTEYPYQNIRTKNYQWGDGDKTIFWNESVNYHNKDKVA
- a CDS encoding Endo/exonuclease/phosphatase domain-containing protein, whose protein sequence is MAFRITTWNVNGIRNPFGYQPWREKRTFQAMFDILEADIVVMQETKIQRKDLHDEMVLVPGWDVFFSLPKHKKGYSGVAIYTRNSKCAPIRAEEGVTGVLTPPKSTTKFRDLPPDQQIGGYPRPGQLDGIIDEATLDSEGRCVILEFPGFVLFGVYSPANRDESRDDFRSGFFQALDVRIRNLVAEGKQVILTGDLNVVRSEMDSTNVAEMLRKEDISLDDWLNMPVRRIFNQLIFEGNVVGERDEGREDPVLWDLCRCFHPERAGMNTCWDTKRNTRPANNGSRIDYVLCSDGIKDWFTFSNIQEGLMGSDHCPVFATFADKVTMEGKERALLEVLNPSGMFRDGERQRDWSSKDLLPLSAKLIPEFDRRQSIRDMFTKKTGPSLSRQDSVSTDTPARPPNSNTPAASAELDQVTGSQTSIASSRPDTIETTSSSQTRSQPSTKRPAETTSTVSVRSLKKSKTTTSSNDAKNKPLAPGQRTLQGFFKPKAPASQPDKLERVATSSTPSPTKKPTGSSKTRTNIQGSSSSLFATTAGRTSENSKATTDGESSEKVFDPIEAKESWSKLLGKRVAPRCEHNEPCISLTTKKPGVNCGRSFYICPRPLGPSGEKEKGSEWRCGTFIWSSDWNGP